GAAAACCCCGATTCCCGGGTAATTGTGTTTACCAACTACAGGGACACTGCCGAAATAGTAGCAAATGCCCTTTCTAAGGCTCCGGGAATTGTCCCTATTCGTTTTGTGGGGCAGGGTTCGCGTCATAAAGACAAAGGACTTACGCAAAAGCAGCAGGTGGAAATCCTCGAAAAATTCAGGGCAGGGGAATACAATGCCCTTGTAGCCACTTCAGTTGCTGAAGAAGGGCTTGATATCCCTTCCACGGACATGGTTTTATTTTACGAACCCATCCCCTCGGAAATCCGCAGCATCCAGCGCAAGGGCAGGACCGGCAGGCAGCAAAAAGGTAGAGTAATTGTGCTTGTGACAAAAGGCACGCGGGACGAAGCCTATTACTGGAGCAGCAAAAATAAGGAAAAAAGGATGCTTAACAGCATGCATGGGCTTGAAACCATCTTTACCCCAAAAGCTTCAAAGAAGAGTGCAGAACTTTCGGATTTCGAAAGCCGATCCTGTACTTCAGACTCAAAGTTGAAAATAGAAGAAATCGAAATGGAAAACGAGGATGAAGACGAGAACGGCATCAATATCAGTTCTGAGAATCTCAGGAAAAACGCAAAAGAGAGGCAACAAACCCTGGTAGACTTCGAAGCTCTTTGCGGAAAGAAATCTGAAAATAAATCGGAAATATCCGGAAAAGAACCCGAAACCGAGCCTCTCAGAATAGTGATTGACCACAGGGAGACGAAATGCGGAGTTGCAAAGACCCTGGACAGGCTCGGGATGGAACTCAGCTTTGCGGCTCTCGAAATCGGAGACTACGTGGTAAGCGACCGCCTTGCAGTAGAAAGAAAGCGCACGGATGACTTTGCAAGTTCTCTGATCGACGGAAAACGCAACCTTTTTGCCCAGCTCTCTGACCTTGCGCGAGTGTACGAAAAACCTGTCCTGATTATTGAAGGGGAAGATCTTTTTACTTCCAGGCAGATCAACCCGAACGCTATTTACGGTTCACTTGTATCCATTACAATCGACTTTGGAGTATCCATCCTTAATTCCAGAGATGAGGCAGAAACAGCTTCTATTTTGAAACTACTCGCAAAAAAGGAGCAGACAGAAAACAAAAATGAAATCAATCCTCACGGAAAGAAATCTGCCAGCACTCTTGCCGAGCAGCAGGAATACCTTATTTCTTCTATTTCGAATATCGGGCCAAAAGCCGCAAGAAACCTCCTTTTGCATTTCGGCTCGGTAGAAGCTATTATGAGGGCTAATATTGAAGAGCTGAAGAAAGTAAAACTAATAGGACCAAAAACAGCAGCCAAAATCAGAGAAATCCTCGAAAGTTCATATAAAGGGTAATTGTACGAAAACAAAGTAAAAGAATGTAAAAGAATAAAAAATAAATTTTCCCAAGATTCAGGCTGAAAAAGATATATTATGATAATAGGAGGATATCTGGCAACAGCATTTGAGGAAAACTGCATACTAAAGCCTGAAATAACAGTACTCAACCTGTAGTCTCCGGGAAAAAAAATCGTTTTTTAATGAGGAATCCCCAGAGGAATTCCTGCGAGAAAAAACCTGTCCTATCAATACCTTTTGACGTTGCAGAGTGTTTTTTCAAGATGCTGCCTGTGAACTGTACATTTGGGCTCAGGCAGTACACCAAGAAAGATGAAAACCCACCCTAAAGGGAAGAGAAGGATCATCGCTCCAAGCATCCTCAAAAAGGTAATCAGACATGAAAGCAGGTCTCTGTATATCTCTCGCATGCTTTCATCACCTCTCAATATACATTCATATGGTCATAAATATAAACACTCCTAAAAGAAATTTACGATAAATCATGATAGATTTGATAGTTTCAAAATACCGATTTTCAAAAAAATGGAGGAATCCTTAACGATAAATAATTATGGAAAAAACCTCCTTTCAGATCACCTTGCTTAAGTTAACGGAGTTAAGATTAAAAACAGCATCACATGAAGAAGAAGCCCACTTATTTAAAAAACATCTTCTGTAAAAATTGAAACCAGAAAAGTAGATTCCTGTAATCAAAAAGTGTAAAACTGTAATGAAAGATCAGGAAATATGAAATAAATAATCGCTATTTGATATATAATAGATATATATGGAGATTAAAATTAAAATACTAGTATATGATGGGGAGAAAAGCCTTAAAAATATCCTGGACAACAAAATCGACATTGGTTGGAGTTTGCCGCAGGCAGGGGAGAAAAAGGTTACACCTCCAGACCAGAGTTTACTGAGAAAAAACTTCGGGTTTTCAGGGAAATTCCTGCCAGTCGGGGCATACTAAACTTAGTAAAGGCGGAAACGGAACAGGGAAATCCAGATCCTTTGGAACAGGGAAATCCAGATTCCTCAAGCAAATCTTCAGAAGAACTGCCTTCTCCAGATTTTGTCTGAAAAATATCTTTAACCCTGCATATTCTTAGCAGTATTTCTACCTATTGTTAGCTTGAATTGATCTTATTTCTGGCTCGCCCATCCCTGCCCCTGGCTATTTCAACCCTGCCTATAATTAGATATTTCCTGCCTGCAATTAGATATTATATCTGCCTGCAATTAGATATTATATCTGCCTGCAATTAGATATTATATCTGCCTGCAATTAGATATTATATCTGCCTGCAATTAGATATTCCCTGCCTGCAATTAGATATTCCCTGCCTGCAATTAGATATTCCCTGCCTGCAATTAGATATTATATCTGCCTCAGCCGCTCTATCAAACCAATACCTTTTTCGACCAGGTCGAACTGCTCAGCAATGCTGCGAGAGTTCTTTTCATCCTGAAGAGAAGATGCAATACTGACCATCTTTTTAAAGAGAAGGTTTTCCAGCACCTCGCAATCTCCATGAGTTGTAGAAACCGTGGATGATTCTGTTCTTTTTCCTGCCCGAACTGCAGAGGCGGCCTTAACTTCAGGAACCGTTTTTCTTACCTCTTCAGCCTCATAAGGGGTCTCAGGAATCTCTTCTTCGGCAAACTGAGAAACTTCATCTTCTTCCTCTCTGGTATCGGGTGTTTTTTGCCCTAACCTTGCTTTCTGTCTGCGTGCCTGTACTTTCTTTCTGGTCTCAAAAGAGTACCTGTCTCTCTCAGTAGAAGAGCTGGCTTCTGGAGCCTGGACTTCTGCCACAGGTTCGGGAGCCGGAGTTTCTTCCGTTTCTTCCCGGACATCACAGATAGGACAGATTACCGTGCCCTGGTAACGAAATTTTGGGGCTCCGCAGACTTTGCAGTGTTCGGCGAGCATTGTGCCCCCGAGTTCCAGGAAACGGGCTATTCGCTTTACTTTTTTGTCTTTGTCAGAATCCATATGCCTAACCGTCCTTTTTGCACAGTTTATCACTTATTTAGCATGAAAGTATATGAGGAGATCTTCCTCACGTACTCTCTCTTTCGTCATTTCTCGCAATTACATATATTTCACTCATTATTTTGATCCTTTCATCAACTGAGAATATCTCAGTCTCAACTATCTTTCTCTTTTGAATTTCCCTCTTTTTATATCCAGTTTCATCTTCATACATCTCCTCGTTTGTGATCAGATGCCATATGATTGTTGCAATTTTTCTTGCCAGGGCAATAATCGCCTTTGAATGCCCAATCGACTTCTTTTTTCTGTTGAAAAACTCTTTTAACCTGCTATTTTTCGTTCTTGCTGCTGCCTGAGCAATCTGTGTTAGAATCCACCTTGCTTCCTTAGATCCTCTCTTAGTGATTCTTCCGTTGTGGTATTTATCCGCTGATTGGTACACATTCGGAACCAGTCCAAGCCATGAAGCAAGCTTATCCCCTGAAGAAAAATCTTTGAAATCACCTATTTCAGCAATAAGAGTTGCCGCTCCAAGTTCTCCTATTCCTGGAACAGACATCAAAATTTCCATTTCTTGCTTATGATTTCTATACGCATAATTGAAAATTTCTTTTTCCAAAATTTTTATTTCATTGTCAAGATGCTTTATGATATCCAGACAGATCTGAAGCCTGAATGCAGCACCCTGAGAGATTTCTCTGTCCAGAATTTCCCTTATCTGATCACTTTTTTTACGAACATTTGGGGAAAGGCTTGCAATAATCTGGTCAACGCTTTTACCTGAACAAATTCCTGCTAAAATTGTTCTACCACTCTTACCAAAAATATCTGTTAGCACATTCTTCAGATTAAACATTTCAGGTGCGAGTATGGCGTGAGCTTCATTTTTTATATCTGTTCTTTTTTGTACAAGGTTATGGCGAAGCCGGATACATGAACGAAATGTTCTATGGTTTTTTGGGAAAACTCTTGATGGTTGAACCATATTATTCAATGCAAGTTGTGCGATGAATTCGGAATCGATCTTATCTGTTTTTTTGTGTGTAAACGCCTTCATATCTCGGGCATTTCCAACTATAACAGGTAGATGTTTTATCAACGCATCATAAATCGGAACCCAAAAGTCACTCGTTGATTCACAGGCAACAACGTCACATTTCTCTGATATAACCCAGTTTTTAAAAGCTAAAATTTCGTCAGGGGTTCTATAGAAATATTGTTGTTGTTTTTCACCAGATCTACTGAGGATTGTAGCAATGAAAAAGAGTTTGTGAATGTCTAAACCACAAGCTTTGTTAATGACTTCAACCAATTTAGATCACCAAATTAGATCACCAAATTAATTTGGGCAGTAGAATTGCCTCAAAGGCCAATTTAGCATCCGTGATCAAAGTCACATTTGAGCCTTCGATGGCAATTCACTGGTTAGTTTTATCACGGCTTCGAAGAACCAAAATAAGTACAACCTTACTGCCTAAGAGAATGATGAGGTTGATAGGTAAAAAAGGTAAGGAAAAAAAGTACTTTCATTTCTTTGTGCCTGTTATTCGAAGAATTTCATATGCGTTTTATAATATTTTTCCTGTAGCTCCCTCTATATGAAACTACCTTTACCACGCACAAAGCAGAAAAATGTCTGTGCCAGGAATCGCAAAGAGAAGACATCGACACAATCAGGCTCATGGATTACCGATAATATTTTATATAACAAGCCTGTCTTACACTAATTTATAAGCTCTAATTTTTAATCATAATTGACTGCGAAGGTGATTCAGATGTCATCAAATGATTCAGCAGAAGTTATCAGACAATGTCTTCATGTCCTTGACAGCATAACCAGTGACTCTTCAGTTCCAAGAAATATCAGGCGTTCTGTGAATGAAATCATGGATATCCTGAACAAAGAATCCGAACCTCTGTTCCTTAGAGCAGCATCAAGCATTTCCATTCTCGAAGATATAAGCAACGACCCGAACCTTCCTCTGCACACCAGGACTCTGATATGGAATCTTTCAAGCCAGCTTGAAACCATTCCAGTAGATGAGTAAAGCCAGAGACAGCA
The Methanosarcina sp. WWM596 DNA segment above includes these coding regions:
- a CDS encoding DEAD/DEAH box helicase, giving the protein MTESLFPDKQACMKHPLIKPETVEQRLYQLNLAGKALEGSSLVVLPTGLGKTIIALFVIVSRLQRFGGKALILSPTKPLVDQHAAFFKKVMTLPEEEILAFTGSIAPAEREKLWARGKLIVSTPQVIENDLLTKRISLEDVSHITFDEAHRAVGNYAYTFIAEKYFESAKNPHVLGITASPGSSDEKIAEVCQALHVENVAVKTEKDRDVRPYVQEKEIEWLQVLLPAEMAEIRGYLEKIFDDRLKTIRELGFSAGSGKYISKKDLLLLQKQLQGEIRIGGDPAIFSAMSVVAEMMKVNHAVEMVETQGLETLRKYLEKLEAEASSSSASKAAKRLMDDLYMRKALYRVKECDVEHPKLELSRKIVSEQLEENPDSRVIVFTNYRDTAEIVANALSKAPGIVPIRFVGQGSRHKDKGLTQKQQVEILEKFRAGEYNALVATSVAEEGLDIPSTDMVLFYEPIPSEIRSIQRKGRTGRQQKGRVIVLVTKGTRDEAYYWSSKNKEKRMLNSMHGLETIFTPKASKKSAELSDFESRSCTSDSKLKIEEIEMENEDEDENGINISSENLRKNAKERQQTLVDFEALCGKKSENKSEISGKEPETEPLRIVIDHRETKCGVAKTLDRLGMELSFAALEIGDYVVSDRLAVERKRTDDFASSLIDGKRNLFAQLSDLARVYEKPVLIIEGEDLFTSRQINPNAIYGSLVSITIDFGVSILNSRDEAETASILKLLAKKEQTENKNEINPHGKKSASTLAEQQEYLISSISNIGPKAARNLLLHFGSVEAIMRANIEELKKVKLIGPKTAAKIREILESSYKG
- a CDS encoding Sjogren's syndrome/scleroderma autoantigen 1 family protein, which encodes MDSDKDKKVKRIARFLELGGTMLAEHCKVCGAPKFRYQGTVICPICDVREETEETPAPEPVAEVQAPEASSSTERDRYSFETRKKVQARRQKARLGQKTPDTREEEDEVSQFAEEEIPETPYEAEEVRKTVPEVKAASAVRAGKRTESSTVSTTHGDCEVLENLLFKKMVSIASSLQDEKNSRSIAEQFDLVEKGIGLIERLRQI
- a CDS encoding IS110 family transposase, with translation MVEVINKACGLDIHKLFFIATILSRSGEKQQQYFYRTPDEILAFKNWVISEKCDVVACESTSDFWVPIYDALIKHLPVIVGNARDMKAFTHKKTDKIDSEFIAQLALNNMVQPSRVFPKNHRTFRSCIRLRHNLVQKRTDIKNEAHAILAPEMFNLKNVLTDIFGKSGRTILAGICSGKSVDQIIASLSPNVRKKSDQIREILDREISQGAAFRLQICLDIIKHLDNEIKILEKEIFNYAYRNHKQEMEILMSVPGIGELGAATLIAEIGDFKDFSSGDKLASWLGLVPNVYQSADKYHNGRITKRGSKEARWILTQIAQAAARTKNSRLKEFFNRKKKSIGHSKAIIALARKIATIIWHLITNEEMYEDETGYKKREIQKRKIVETEIFSVDERIKIMSEIYVIARNDEREST
- a CDS encoding UPF0147 family protein, with amino-acid sequence MSSNDSAEVIRQCLHVLDSITSDSSVPRNIRRSVNEIMDILNKESEPLFLRAASSISILEDISNDPNLPLHTRTLIWNLSSQLETIPVDE